The DNA segment GGCAGATTAACTATTGGAAATGTTTAAATGTATTCAATCTAAATAAGAATAATGATTAAAAAAATATTCTGTAACCTTCAGATACAGAATATTTATATGATTGTAAAATTTGAAATGATAATTTATCTGCGTGATAATGCCATAAGTATTTTATCTGGGGTAATGGGCAAATCTCTCATCCGTACACCGATAGCATTATAAATAGCATTGGCTATTGCGGGTGCCGTACCAATAATTCCCACTTCTCCGAGACCTTTGGCGCCGGAAGGATTGATATTCGGATCTGGTTTATGAATAAAATCAACCTCGATAATGGGTGCATCAGCATTTACAGCAAAATGATATCCTGCCAGATCATTACCGATTAATGTTCCCAATTTTGCATCGATCTGGTTTTCTTCCATCAAAGCCATTCCGATACCACCAACCGCAGCTCCTGACATCTGATTTGCCGCAGCCTGACTGTTGATGATTTTTCCGCCATCTGCTACGACTGCCAGTTTTTCTATTTTCACTTTTCCGGTTCGCTTATTGACGCGGACTTTGCAAAAATGTGCCGCAGATGAACAGAAAGCAAATTTTTCACGCTCACTTCCCGGTTTTGATGCTACTTCAAGACGTATTTCAGTCAGATTATTCTTTTCAAATAATTCGTCATACGAAACAGAAACTTTAGAATTATTTTTTAAACTGATGCCTGTATCCGAAAGAATAATATTTTCAATAGCCACCCCTTTAAAGCTTTGATTAACTGACGATGCATATTCTGCCAGCTTTTGTTTTAATTGATTGCTCGCGTCGTAAACCGCTCCGCTTACAGAAGACAGCCCTGTACTTCCGCCCTGGCTTGGTGCGGGAGGAAGTGCTGAATTTCCAAGCTCTATACTGATTTTATCTTTTGAAATCCCGGTAATTTCGTGTGCGATATTCTGCATTCCGGTTCCCGTACCGGTTCCGATGTCGGTCATTGCCGTCTGGACAGTGATGGCGCCATTTTTGTGCATGATAATAGCTGCTTTTGCTTCTCTTCTTCCCGCATTCCACATTCCGACAGCCATTCCGTAGCCAATATACCAATCTCCATCACTAACAGTGGCGGGAGTTGATTTTCTGGCCTTCCATCCGATCATTTCAGCGCCTTTTTTTAAACCTTCATCGAGAAAATGGGTAGACCACGGTAGATTGGAATCAGGGTGTTTTTCCAGTGAGATATTTTTTAACCGCAGCTCTACAGGATCCATTTTAAGCTTGTAAGATAATTCATCTATGGCAGATTCTAAAGCAAATACCCCGGTACAGTCACCCGGGCCGCGCATCCACGTTGGAGTACTTAAATTTAAAGGAACACTTGCAGCTTCTGTCTTTAGATTGGGAAATTTATAAATTAACCTCGTCACACGGGTAATACCATCATTAAAGTTTTCATATACTGAAGTTTCGTTCTTCGCCTGATGTAAAATTCCTAAAAGGTTTCCCGACTGATCTGATCCTACCTTAATTCTTTGCCAGGAAGCCGGTCTGTATCCTGTCGCTGCAAACATCTGCGGACGGGTGAGCATGAGCTTTACAGGACGCCCGACCTGTTTGGCAGCCATCACTGAAGCTAAAACGTGGGGCCAGACTCTTAATCCGGAACCGAAACCACCGCCTACAAATTCACTGAATACTTCTATATTTTTTTCAGGAAGTTCAAATAATTTGGCAAAGGTTTTCTGAACATTGTTTACCCCCTGGTTTTTATCATAAAGACGTAAGCTGTCATTTCCTGTCCAGTGGGCAATCGTAGCGTGCATTTCCATAGGATTGTGCACATCTGCTTTAATATTGTATTGCTCATCTACCATGAACGGTAAATTTTGCCAGCTGTCAACGCTTCCTCTTTCTTTTCCTTCTGCTTTTAAAGCAACGGATTCTTTCTCAGAATCAAAATCCACCGCAAAACGGTCTTTCTGATATTGAGCTTCTACCAATGATGCTGCGAAAGTCGCGTCTTCCAACGTTTCGGCGATAACCATTGCAATAGGCTGACCTTTGAAAAATATTTTATCCGTATGAAAAATTGGTAAGCCAAATTTTGCTTCTTTGATTTTTTCTTCACTTGCCAACCCCGGCACCGAAGGTTTATGCAGATGGGTAATGATATCAATAACACCTTCCACTTCTTTGGCTTTATCAACCAATATCGATTGTATTTTACCGGAAGGCACCGTACTGTTTACCAGAACAGCATAACACACGTTTTTTACCTCATATTCGGCAGCATATTTACCGATTCCGGTCACTTTTTCTACCCCTTCAACGCGTCCTTCTGGTCTTTTAGACTTGATTTTCAATAATTCGAGTAATCCCATAATTGTTACTTTTTAATTTTCCACCCTTATTGATTGACACAATTTTGTAATGCTGTTACCATCGCTCCCTGAAGCATCGGAATCTTATAGCCGTTCTCAGACAGTGGTTTCAAATCTTTGGTTGCCAATCTTGCTGCTGCCTCAAAGACATCTGTTGTAGCGCGTTTGCCATTCAGAAATTTTTCCACGTCAAACCAACGCCAGGGTTTATGTGCCACGCCTCCTGAAGCCAGGCGTGCATTTTTTATTGTTTTTCCGTCAAGATCCAGTGCTGCTGCGACAGAAACCAAGGCAAATGCATATGAAGTTCTGTCTCTTACTTTCACATAGGCAGAATGTTTCCAGAATGCATTATCCGGAACTTCAATATTCGTTATTATGGCATCCTGCGGTAAATTATTATCCAGCCAGGGCGTATCTTCCGGCAACTTATGAAAATCCTTAAATGGTATTTTAATTTCTTTCTCATCCTTTGTCTGAGCGGTTACGGTTGCATCCAATGCAGCTAAAGCCACACAAAAATCTGAAGGATGAACCGCAACACACTGATTATTATATCCTGCAACAGCACTCATCCGGTTTGCACCATCAATGGCACTGCAACCGCTATTGGGTTTTCTTTTGTTACAGGGCGTTGTAACATCATAAAAATAAGGACATCTGGTTCGTTGCAACAGATTTCCCGCTGAACTTGCCATATTTCTGATCTGCGGTGAAGCACCCGCCAAAATAGCTTTTGAAATGAGAGGAAATCTTTCCGTCACATCTTTACTGTTTGCCACTTTGGTGTTACTTGCCATTGCACCAATCTGCAATTTGTTATTCTGATGATTTACTGTATCAGATAATGCTGTGGTTACATCAATCAGCACTTCCGGTTGGGCAATATTTTTCTTCATCAGATCTACCAGATTCGTTCCGCCTGCAATAAACTGACTGACTGCTGATTTCATGGCAGAAGCTTCAGTATCAGATTTTACTTTTTCAAAATTAAACGGTCTCATGGGCTGCAACTTTTTGAATGGATTGAACAATTCCGTTATACGCTCCGCAACGGCAAAGATTACCGCTCATATATTCTTTAATCTCCTCTACAGAACCTGTGTGGCCTTCCTTCACGCACGCAACGGCCGACATAATCTGTCCCGGCGTACAATACCCGCACTGAAAGCCGTCACATTCAATAAATGCTTTCTGCATCGGATGAAGCTCATCTCCGTTTGCCAGACCTTCAATCGTTGTGATCTCTTTTCCCTGGGCCATAGCCGCCAGTGTAAGGCAACTCAATGCCCTTTCACCGTTAATATGGATGGTACAGGCACCGCACTGTCCGTGGTCGCAGCCTTTTTTAGACCCTGTAAGATTTAACTGTTCTCTGAACAAATCCAATAAGGTAGTTCTCGTATCAACATAAAGCGTATGACTTTTTTTATTGATGGAAAGCGTAAGCCTGGATACGTTTTTCTTTGGAACAAGATACTGCTTTACATCCTGATAGAATGCTTTCACTGAAGACGGAATAGCCATAAAACCGGCTAGCAATCCGGAGACTTTGAGGAAGTTTCTCCTACTGTATTGTCCTTTCAATTCCATAAGTTATTTTTTTTCAATATAGTATTAAATGGTATGTGGATTAGGTTTTAACAAATATCATCAAATATTATTACAAATCAATGATACACATTACAGTTTTATATACCAATATTACAGTTTTTAATTAAGGGTTCTAAAAAAACAGATATTATTTATGTAAATTTGAATATATAATAACTTTTTAATGATTTTACCTCAACAAAAATCATACTCAAGTTTTAAAATAATGATTAATCCATAAAATGTATTCTGATGAAAGAGATCAATGATATTGTAAAAGCTTATAAAAAAGCACAGATTAATGGGTTAAAAGCAGCTCTGGCAACAGTTGTAAAAGTGGAAGGTTCCTCTTACCGGCAAGCCGGAGCAAGAATGTTGGTTACTGAAGATGGACAACTTACCGGTGCCATCAGTGGAGGATGTCTGGAGGGAGATGCCCTGAGAAAAGCATTGCTTGCCATCCATCAGAAAGACAACAAACTCATCACTTATGATACCAGTAATCCGGATGATGTCGAATTTGGAGTCCAGTTGGGCTGTAATGGGATTGTCCATATTCTTTTCGAATATATTGATGAAAACTCCTCTCAAAATCATATCTCCCTTTTAGAAAAGACAACTGAAAACAGGAATGAATCTGTCATCGCAACCCTATTTTCACTGGAAAAGAGAAATAAGCAGACGGGAACTATCGGATTGATGAAAAAGGAAAGTACGATGATATCAGACTCTGGTTGTATTTCAGAAAGTGAGCTGAATCATTTTTATTCAGAAGTTTTAGAAAAAAAACAAAACCTACTTGCCAAACATTCATCGAATGAAATTTTACTGCAATATATTCCTCCGCAGACAACATTGATCATTGCAGGAGCCGGAAATGATGTTAAACCTTTGGTGGAAACCGCTTCTATTTTAGGCTGGAAAACAGTAATTGCAGACGGAAGAGCAACGCATGCCCTGAAAAAGAGATTTCCACTCGCCGATGAAGTATTGCTTGCAACACCCGAAGAAATTATCAAAAACATAGAGATTGATGAAGCAACGGTTTTTGTTCTGATGACCCACAATTACAATTATGATCTCGATTTGCTGAAGCTCATTATTCATCAACCTGTACAATACATCGGATTATTAGGACCAAAAACTAGGTTCAACAGAATGATGGACGATCTTAAAAATTCAGGAATTGAATTAGGTGAAAAAGAATTAAATAAACTTTTTGGTCCGGTTGGAATAGATATTGGTGCTGAAACGTCGGAAGAAATTGCGATTTCCGTCATTGCAGAGATCAAAGCGGTCTTAAGCGGAAAAAAAGGTTCATCGCTACGGGATAAACCGGAAAAAATGCATACTGATATTCTCAGTATATAAAAAAATTATGATAACAGATCAATTCGGAAGAACCCATAATTATCTTCGGATATCTTTAACAGACAATTGTAACCTGCGTTGCTTCTACTGTATGCCGGAAGAAAATTATGATTTCACACCGCATTCAAAACTGATGCAGGCTGATGAAATTGATACCATTGCCCGATTATTTGTACAGCACGGTGTCAATAAAATCAGACTTACCGGTGGGGAGCCGTTTGTGAGAAAGGATGCTTCAAAGATCATTAGAAATCTGGGCAAACTGCCTGTACAATTGACGTGTACCACCAACGGAATTCGTATTGATGATATGCTTCCCGAAATTATTCAGTCTAATTTTCACAGCATTAATATCAGCCTTGATACTTTACAAAAGGAAAAATTCCTTAAGATTACCCGTCGCGATTACTTTGACCGCGTCCTCAGAAATATTGATCTGTTGCTGCAGCACAACATCAAAACCAAAATCAATGTTGTTGCCATGAAAGAGATTAATGACGATGAAATTTCAGATTTTATCGCTTTTACAAAAGATCATCCTGTAGAAATGCGGTTTATAGAGTTTATGCCTTTTAGCGGAAACAGATGGACCAGCAATCAGGTCATGACTCAGAAAGACATTCTGGATATCATCAGGGAAAAATATGATTTTATTCCTCAGCCAATGGGTTTTCATGATACCGCGAAGCAATTTAGCATTAATGGTCACAAAGGAAGCTTTTCAATTATCAGTACAATGAGCGAGCCATTTTGCAGTGGCTGCAATAGAATCAGACTTACCGCAGATGGAAAATTAAAAAACTGCCTGTTTTCAAAAAAAGAAACCGATCTTCTCACACCTTTACGAAACGGTGAAGATATTTTACCGATTATAGAATCTGCGATCTGGTCGAAAGCAAAAACGCAAGGCGGACAACTGAATGAACAATTCGAAAAAATAAATGCTTCCATCATTCAGAACAGAAGTATGATCAATATTGGCGGATAATGAAAAATACAGGCATTATATTACTGGCAGCAGGAAATTCTTCGAGAATGGGATCTCCGAAACAGCTTTTGATGTATCAGGGAAAAACATTTTTAGAAAGAATAATTGATACTGCTTTAGAAATATTTGATCCGAATCACATTGTTTTGGTTCTTGGAGCCTGTCATCATGAAATATCTTCTGTCATTAAAAATAAAAATATACACATTGTTATCAATGAAAACTGGGAATCAGGAATGGCTTCCTCTATACAATCAGGAATGAAAGCACTGTCCGGTTTTTTTCCGGAAATGGAAGGATGTTTTATTTCAGTTTGTGATCAGCCTTATCTTACGGGTGATTTATTTTCAAAAATGCTTCAGTTGAAGGAGACTTCAGAAAAGGAAATTGTTGTCGCAAAATATGCCGATACATTAGGCGTTCCGGCTTTATTTTCAAAAAAATATTTTAAACAATTAATGGAACTTACCGGTAAACAGGGTGCCAAAAAAATTATTCAGCAGAATATGAACGATGTGGAATCTTTTGAGTTTGAAAAAGGTGCTGTTGACATTGATACTCCGTCAGATTATAATCATTTAAAAAACAAACCATGATAAGTGTAGAGGAAGCAAAAAAAATAATTGAACAAAATATCCCTGAAAAGAAAACTCAGATTCTTCCTTTGAAAGAAGCATTTGGATATACAACTGCAGAAGATATTTATTCAAAATATGATATCCCGAATTTTTCACAATCCTCGATGGACGGTTATGCGATTCGTTTTGAAGATAGAGATATAAAGCTAAAAATCACAGGCGAAATGCAGGCCGGATCAACAGAACAGTTTCATCTTGAAAAAGGAACTGCCTGCCGTATTTTCACAGGAGCTCCGCTTCCTATCGGCGCAGATACCATTGTTATGCAGGAAAAAGCCCTCATTGAAAACGGATATCTCACGGTGAATGACACCGAACTCGAAAAAGGTTTGCATGTACGAAATGCCGGAAGCGATGCTAAAAAAAATACCGTTGCGATCAGTTCAGGAAGTTGTCTTTCAGCCGCCGCGATCGGATATCTTGCCGGAATCGGATGTACGGAAGTCAAGGTTTTTGCTGCTCCATCGGTTTCGTTAATTCTTACGGGAAACGAACTCGTACAACCGGGAGAAAATTTAAATTTCGGGCAGGTTTACGAATCTAATTCTTATCAGCTTGAAAGCGTTTTAAAACAATGTGGAATTAAAATTATTGAAAGCTTTTGGGTAAAAGATGATCCTTCAGAAGTTGAAAAAACGCTGGATCTGGCCATTTCCAAAACCGATATTGTGATTTTGGTAGGTGGCGTGAGTGTAGGCGATTACGATTTTGTGATTGATGCCACAAAACAATGTGGTGTTGAACAGAAATTTCATAAAATAAAACAAAAACCCGGTAAACCATTTTATTTTGGAACCAAAGGAGAAAAACTCGTTTTCGGATTACCCGGAAATCCGTCATCGGCATTGACCTGTTTTTATTTATACATTGCGCCTTTACTTTCAGAAATGATGAAACGTCCGGCGATTACGGAGAAAACCAATGCAACTTCCACTTCTTCGTATGGAAAGAAAACCGGTCTTACCCATTTCCTGAAAGCAACCTATGAAAACGGAAAAGTAACGCCGCTTCACGCACAGGAATCGTATCGTCTTCAGTCTTTTGCAGAAGCCAATTGCCTGATGATTTTACCGGAAGATTCTGAAGGCTGTAAAAAAGATGACGTGGTTGAAATTATACTGCTAAAATAGAAATCACGCAATGAACGTAGAATTTTTTTATCTGATTTTATTTGTGATTGCGGCTTTATATGCAGCAGTCGGGCACGGTGGCGCAAGCGGTTATCTGGCGTTAATGGCTTTATACGGAATAGCTCCCAAAGAAATGAAGCCGACCGCTTTGGTGCTTAATCTGTTCGTTTCACTTACTTCTTTCATACAATATTATCGTGGAGGACATTTTAAACTCAGGATCTTTATTCCGATTGCTCTGGCGTCTATTCCTCTGGCTTTTTTAGGTGGAATGATTCATATTGAAGACACTTTGTACAAAAGAATTTTAGGTATTTTACTGCTTTTTCCCGTTGTCCGTTTTTTCTTTTTTAAAAGTCCGGATGACAGTGAACTGAAAGATCCCAAAATCTATTTATCTTTACTTTTCGGAGGAGTGATCGGTTTATTATCGGGAATGATCGGCATTGGCGGAGGAATTTTGTTATCTCCGGTTCTTATTTTACTGAAATGGACCAACCAGAAACAGACCGCCGCGATCAGCGCAGCCTTTATTTTTGTCAATTCCATAGCAGGTTTGGGAGGAATGTTCACCAAAGAAATTTCCTTTACCAACGATATGTGGATGTATATCATCTGTGCATTTGCCGGAGGATTGCTCGGAGCATATTTAGCTTCAAAAAAATTGAATCAGAACGGTTTGAAATATGTTCTTGCCGTTGTACTTTTGATGGCTTCCTATAAATTAATATCAAGCACTATTTAAATAATTATTTCATTAAAAAAATTATAGTAAAAAAATGAATGAATGAGTACTGTAAAAATAATTAGCTTTGGCAGACTAAAAGAGATTTTAGGTCCGGATTTTGAAGCTGAAGCAGAAAACACCGATGAACTGCTCAGTCAGCTCACTGAAAAGTTTCCACAGTTGAAAGATCTAAAACTGAGAATTGCTGTGAATCAGAAGATTATTTCAGAGAATACTGCTTTACAAAATAACGATATGGTAGCTTTAATGCCACCTTATTCAGGAGGATAAATTATGTTGAATTCAGAACGATATGACAGACAGATTAAATTACAGGGTTTCGGCATCGAAGCTCAGGATAAACTTGCTTCAGCGAAAGTTCTGGTAATCGGAGCCGGTGGTTTAGGCTGTCCGGTTCTGCAATATCTCACCGCAGCCGGAGTTGGCAATATTAGTATTGTGGATGATGATCAGGTTTCATTAAGTAATTTGCACCGGCAGATTCTTTACACTTCGGATGACATCGGAAAGCTAAAAACCGAAGCTGCTCTCGACCGCCTGAATGCGATGAATCCCGAAGTACAATTAAGCATTATTTCTGAGCGGATTACCACTGAAAATGCGGTCAGAATAATTTCCGAATATGATGTAATTATAGACTGCAGCGATAATTTCCCTACGCGCTACCTGCTTGATGATGTGTGCAGAATTTTGGAAAAGCCCTTAATTTTCGGGGCAATTTATCAATATGAAGGACAGATTGCCATTTTCAATGTTAAAAGCAATGAAGGTGATGTTACGCATTACAGGAATCTTTTTCCGGAACCACCAGAGCCGGGAGAAGTTCCGGATTGCAACGACGCAGGTGTTCTGGGCGTTTTACCCGGAGTAATAGGAACTTTACAAGCTACAGAAGCGATTAAATTACTCACAGGAATTGGCGAAGCATTAATCAACAAATTAATGACCATCAATATACTGAATTATCAGACTGCTGTTTTTGAAATTCCTTCGTTAGATTTAACGGATAAAAATATTCCTTACAGCATCGAAGAATTTGAGAATATGAATTATCAGCTTCACTGTGGAATTGAATTTGCCAGAATTAAAAATATTTCTCCTTCAGAATTTACAAAAACAGTAAAACTTCCCGAAACAATTGTTATTGATGTTCGGGAACCGGAAGAACAACCAAAACTCAATCTTCCATATATTTCCATTCCTTTATCCCAATTAAAGGAAAATACAGACCAGATCAGTGACCGCAATATTATTATTGTCTGCCAATCCGGTAAAAGGAGTATAACCGGAGCAAAAATTTTACAGGAAATTTTAGGCACGGAATACAATATCAGTCATCTGGAAGGCGGCATTAATCATTTAAATAAAGAAACTCATGAGCAAGGTTAAAAATATATTCCAGAATAGTCCTATTTCACCTCTATTTATCGCGGAAAGCATTACGAAACATTCCACGAAAACGGAAATTGGTGCGCATCAGATATTTCTGGGACAAATCCGGGCAGACAAAATTGAAGATAAAACCGTCAAAGCAATCGAATATACAGCTTACGAAGATTTAGCACTCACTCAGATGGAAACGATCCGCGAAGAGATTTTTGCAAAATATAATCTTGCCTGTATGCATATTCATCACAGTTTAGGTATCGTGAATGCAGGAGAAATCTGTCTTTTTGTATTTACCTCATCAAAACATCGTAAAGAAGCAACCTTAGCCTGCAATGAAGTCGTTGAACGCATCAAAAATGAACTTCCGATCTGGGGAAGAGAAATTTTTGAGGATGAAACTCATCAATGGAAAATAAACCAATAAACCATGGTAGATATTACTTTTAAAACCTTCACCCTGCGAAAAGCAATTGCAGCGGCAACCATAAAAACCTCAGACATTTCAACGGTAGAAGCCGTACAAAACGGAACCGTTCCGAAAGGTAACGTTCTGGAATTTGCAAGAGCTTCGGCTTTATTGGCGATCAAGAAAACCAGCGATGTTATTCCGGACTGCCATCCTTTACCTGTAGAATATGCTGCCATTAATTATGAAATGAGTGGTTTAGACATTAACATTACCGTTGAAGTTCATACCATTTACAAGACCGGCGTTGAGGTGGAGGCAATGCATGGCGCTTCTGTAGCCGCTTTGGTGATTTATGATATGCTGAAGCCTATTGATAAAAATGTAGAGATCTCCAATATCAGGCTTTTGGAAAAACAGGGCGGAAAAAGCGGTCAGAAAAGCATAGAAACTGAAAATCTTACCGCTGCAGTAGTAGTTTGCAGTGATTCTGTTGCTCAGGGACTTAAAAATGACACTTCCGGAAAATTCTTGGTAGAATCTCTTAAAAATCAAGGAATTATTAATGTTGATTATTCAGTGATTCCGGATGAGGTTTCTGCTATTCAGCAAAAGGTAGAATTCTTTAAAAATAAAGGCTGTCATCTTCTTGTTTTTACAGGCGGAACCGGTCTTTCTGAACGGGATGTTACTCCGGAAGCGGTTCTACCGTTTATTACCAAAGAAATTCCGGGGATTATGGAAACAGCAAGAAACTACGGACAGGATCGTGTTAAAACTTCCATGCTTTCGAGAGGAATTGCCGGATTTTCTGACGATATGCTGATTTTGACATTTCCGGGATCTCACGGTGCGGTAAAAGAATATGTTCAGGCTCTTTTTCCCCAGGTTTTACATGTATTTTCCGTAAAAAAAGGAGACGGACATTAATTTCTGCTTCTCAACTTTAGAACTGTTTTCTCTATTTTTTCCACAGCTTTTTCAATCTCTGAAATTGTGGTATATTTTCCTATGCTGAATCTTATGGAAGATAATGCATCACGATCATTCATTCCCATTGCCTGAAGAACGTGCGAAGGCTTTGTGGTGACAGCATTACAGGCAGAACCGCTGGAAACGCATATATTTCCTAAAGAAAGAATTAATTCTTCGGAATTGATCCCTTCAAAACAGATATTGGTGGTATTGAAAATCCGTGCAGAATGATTTCCATTGATAAATGTTTGAGGAATTTTCAGCAATACATTTTCAAGATGATTTCTTAGTTCTTTTATTTTTTGTGCATCTTCATGCATTTCCTCAAGAGCGATTTGCGCTGCTTTTCCCATTCCTATAATTCCCGGGACATTTAAAGTTCCGCTTCTCAGATTATTCTGTTGTCCTCCTCCCTGAATTTGTGACTGCAACTTATTTTTAACGGAAGAAGAAATATAGAGCGCTCCTACACCTTTAGGTCCGTAAAATTTGTGGGCGGAGAAAGCCATCAAATCGATATTGAGTTTTTTTGCGTCAACTGGTATTTTCCCTACGGCCTGCGTTGCATCACAAAAAATATAACAGCCATTCCGGTGAACAATTTCGCCAATTTCTTTGATGGGATGAATGACTCCTGTTTCGTTGTTAACCAACATGATACAGACCATTAATGTTTTTTCGGTAATCAAAGATTCCAATTCAGAAAGATTGATATTTCCCAAATGATCAACATGCAGATAATCAACCCTGAATCCGTCTTTTTCAAGTTGCGCGCAAGTATCCAAAACAGCTTTATGTTCTGTGGTAACCGTAATAATATGGTTTTTATTCTGATCTTTTTTAAATCCTTTTAAAGCAAGGTTTACGGATTCTGTAGCTCCCGATGTGAAAATAATTTCTCTGGAGTTGACCCCGATAAGTTCTGCTACTTCTTCCGTGGCATTTTCAACCGCTTCTCTTATAGTAAGTCCGAAAAGATGAGAACTTCCTGAATTGGCATATAATTGATTAAAGTAAGGCAACATGGTATCTAAAACTCGCTGATCAACCGGAGTTGTAGCATTATAATCCAGGTAAACGAAATCATTATCCATCATAATATTTTAATTCATTTATAAAAATAGCGAACTTTTTTAGATTAGTTTTAAATTTAGCCAGAGCTTGTGTACTGCCGAATATTGTATGTTTTAAAGTAATCTTTTTGCCGAAAAACATTCATTATATTTGTATTTAGATTTACAATATGCATTCCAAGACTGATTTTCCAAAAATAAACGGACTGGTACTCGCCGGAGGGAAAAGTATGCGAATGGGAAATCCCAAAGATAAAATCAACTGGCACGGCAAAGAACAGCGGTATTATATGGCTGACCTGTTGTCTCCATTGTGCGATCAGGTATTTATTTCCTGCAGAGCGGATCAGCTTGAAAATTTCAATAATGAGTACCAGGCTATTACCGATACTTTTTCAAACATGGGGCCTTTCGGCGGATTGCTTTCTGCGTTGGATTTTCAGAAAGACAAAGCGTGGCTGGTCATTGCCTGTGATCTTCCTCTTTTAGACAAAAACCCGATAGAATTTCTTATCCAATCCAGAGATCCGGAAAAAGTGGCAACGGCTTATGAAAGTCCTTCTGATGGTTTACCGGAACCTCTGATCGCTATATGGGAACCTAAAAGCTATCCTTTGCTTCATCATTTTCTTTCAAAAGGAAACACCTCACTCCGAAAAATTTTGATTAACAGTGATACAACAATCCTGAAACCAGGCCACCCGGATTTTATGATGAACGTGAATACTCCCGAAGATCTGGAGAAAGTACAGAAAATATTAAAATTTTAATTTTTAACCAAACAATTTTATTCTATACCTGTTCCTGCTGCTGCAATGATGTGTTCGTCGATCTTTTTAAAAATATCGGGATTATGTTTTTTGATTTTAATCCGGACATATTTCGAAGCGGGCATATTGGCTCCGTTCACCACATTATTAATGGAGACCAAAACATTGGTTTCCGGGAAATAGGTCATGGTACTTTTCTGCGGAATAGGATATTTTACGACAATGAAAAGTGGTGCAATCCTTTCTTTACCATCATCATAATTGAACAGATCTACATGATCACCTTCTTTTAATCCAGCTTTTTCGATATCTTTTTCGTTCATCATAACCACTCTCCTTTCGT comes from the Chryseobacterium nepalense genome and includes:
- a CDS encoding MoaD/ThiS family protein, with translation MSTVKIISFGRLKEILGPDFEAEAENTDELLSQLTEKFPQLKDLKLRIAVNQKIISENTALQNNDMVALMPPYSGG
- the moaCB gene encoding bifunctional molybdenum cofactor biosynthesis protein MoaC/MoaB, which translates into the protein MVDITFKTFTLRKAIAAATIKTSDISTVEAVQNGTVPKGNVLEFARASALLAIKKTSDVIPDCHPLPVEYAAINYEMSGLDINITVEVHTIYKTGVEVEAMHGASVAALVIYDMLKPIDKNVEISNIRLLEKQGGKSGQKSIETENLTAAVVVCSDSVAQGLKNDTSGKFLVESLKNQGIINVDYSVIPDEVSAIQQKVEFFKNKGCHLLVFTGGTGLSERDVTPEAVLPFITKEIPGIMETARNYGQDRVKTSMLSRGIAGFSDDMLILTFPGSHGAVKEYVQALFPQVLHVFSVKKGDGH
- a CDS encoding nucleotidyltransferase family protein, with the translated sequence MKNTGIILLAAGNSSRMGSPKQLLMYQGKTFLERIIDTALEIFDPNHIVLVLGACHHEISSVIKNKNIHIVINENWESGMASSIQSGMKALSGFFPEMEGCFISVCDQPYLTGDLFSKMLQLKETSEKEIVVAKYADTLGVPALFSKKYFKQLMELTGKQGAKKIIQQNMNDVESFEFEKGAVDIDTPSDYNHLKNKP
- a CDS encoding molybdopterin molybdotransferase MoeA: MISVEEAKKIIEQNIPEKKTQILPLKEAFGYTTAEDIYSKYDIPNFSQSSMDGYAIRFEDRDIKLKITGEMQAGSTEQFHLEKGTACRIFTGAPLPIGADTIVMQEKALIENGYLTVNDTELEKGLHVRNAGSDAKKNTVAISSGSCLSAAAIGYLAGIGCTEVKVFAAPSVSLILTGNELVQPGENLNFGQVYESNSYQLESVLKQCGIKIIESFWVKDDPSEVEKTLDLAISKTDIVILVGGVSVGDYDFVIDATKQCGVEQKFHKIKQKPGKPFYFGTKGEKLVFGLPGNPSSALTCFYLYIAPLLSEMMKRPAITEKTNATSTSSYGKKTGLTHFLKATYENGKVTPLHAQESYRLQSFAEANCLMILPEDSEGCKKDDVVEIILLK
- a CDS encoding molybdenum cofactor biosynthesis protein MoaE — protein: MSKVKNIFQNSPISPLFIAESITKHSTKTEIGAHQIFLGQIRADKIEDKTVKAIEYTAYEDLALTQMETIREEIFAKYNLACMHIHHSLGIVNAGEICLFVFTSSKHRKEATLACNEVVERIKNELPIWGREIFEDETHQWKINQ
- the moeB gene encoding HesA/MoeB/ThiF family protein, with amino-acid sequence MLNSERYDRQIKLQGFGIEAQDKLASAKVLVIGAGGLGCPVLQYLTAAGVGNISIVDDDQVSLSNLHRQILYTSDDIGKLKTEAALDRLNAMNPEVQLSIISERITTENAVRIISEYDVIIDCSDNFPTRYLLDDVCRILEKPLIFGAIYQYEGQIAIFNVKSNEGDVTHYRNLFPEPPEPGEVPDCNDAGVLGVLPGVIGTLQATEAIKLLTGIGEALINKLMTINILNYQTAVFEIPSLDLTDKNIPYSIEEFENMNYQLHCGIEFARIKNISPSEFTKTVKLPETIVIDVREPEEQPKLNLPYISIPLSQLKENTDQISDRNIIIVCQSGKRSITGAKILQEILGTEYNISHLEGGINHLNKETHEQG
- a CDS encoding sulfite exporter TauE/SafE family protein, whose amino-acid sequence is MNVEFFYLILFVIAALYAAVGHGGASGYLALMALYGIAPKEMKPTALVLNLFVSLTSFIQYYRGGHFKLRIFIPIALASIPLAFLGGMIHIEDTLYKRILGILLLFPVVRFFFFKSPDDSELKDPKIYLSLLFGGVIGLLSGMIGIGGGILLSPVLILLKWTNQKQTAAISAAFIFVNSIAGLGGMFTKEISFTNDMWMYIICAFAGGLLGAYLASKKLNQNGLKYVLAVVLLMASYKLISSTI